The following is a genomic window from Ignavibacteria bacterium.
TCATGCGTTTAATAAATAATGTAAAGTTGAACATTGTAATTCTTTCTATAATGATTATTGTTGTTTGTAAAAAAATGTTGATGTATTTCAACGTTGATTAGACTTTGCGAAAATGGTTTCGGTTACGAAAATCTATACAAGTTTTTGCAACTCTTCTATTGTCAAATTCGTTTTCTTCAATATGCTGTGTAACGTTCCGGTTTTTAATTCTCTGTGATTCGGAACAATTACCGATTTATTTTCATCAAGATTATACAGAAAAATGTGGCTTCCTCTTTGATGATCTATGTAATAACCCTTTCTTCTCAATGCTTTTACTACATCTATTCCAGAAAAGGTTTTACTCATAAAGCGATTTGAAGTTCTCTTACAATGTAGTTCGGTTTAGATTTTATTTGATTTAGTTTTTCTAAACCTTCGAGATAACATTGAATAGCTTCTTTCGCGTTTGAAATCGCTTCTTGTTCCGTATCACCTTGCGTATAACATCCATCAAGTGCCGGAACAGAAACATTGAATCCACCTTCTTCTGCTGGTTCTAAAATGATATTGAATTTCATAGTATTTCACCTTTCAAAAATTTTTTTTCTACTTCCATAATTTTATCAACGCGTTTTTTATGTCTTCCACCGCCGTGCCACGTTTCGAGAAATGTTTTCACGACAACTTTCATTTGTCCAACACCGATAAGTTGACTTCCAAGCGTAAGGACATTCGCATCGTTGTGTTCACGAGCGTTGCGAGCAGAATATTCTTCGTGACAACAAGCAGCGCGAACATTCGGAACTTTATTCGCAGTCATACAAGAACCAATTCCCGCGCCATCAATTACAATTCCAAACGTTGCTTCACCAAGAGAGACCATTCTTGCTGCTGCGTACGCAAATTCGGGATAATCAACTGCTTCTTCGGAATTTGTTCCAGCGTCAACTACTTTACATCCAAGTTCTTGCAAATATGGTTTCAAAGTTTCTTTGTATTTAAACCCACCATGGTCGCAACCAATTGCAACAGTCAACTCGTTGAGTTTTCGTTTTTTGGAAAGTTGTTCTTCGTTTTTGATTTCTTTTTTCTTTTCAGATTTTTCAGAAAAAGAAATTCCCAACTGCATTGCTCTATCTTT
Proteins encoded in this region:
- a CDS encoding type II toxin-antitoxin system HicB family antitoxin, producing the protein MKFNIILEPAEEGGFNVSVPALDGCYTQGDTEQEAISNAKEAIQCYLEGLEKLNQIKSKPNYIVRELQIAL
- the rpiB gene encoding ribose 5-phosphate isomerase B yields the protein MTVAIGCDHGGFKYKETLKPYLQELGCKVVDAGTNSEEAVDYPEFAYAAARMVSLGEATFGIVIDGAGIGSCMTANKVPNVRAACCHEEYSARNAREHNDANVLTLGSQLIGVGQMKVVVKTFLETWHGGGRHKKRVDKIMEVEKKFLKGEIL
- a CDS encoding type II toxin-antitoxin system HicA family toxin — translated: MSKTFSGIDVVKALRRKGYYIDHQRGSHIFLYNLDENKSVIVPNHRELKTGTLHSILKKTNLTIEELQKLV